TCCATACTTCTGGGATTTTACCAAATTTGTGCGATGGCACCCCCCTAGGAAGAGATGCCTACCCCCTCCTTTGCTTACAGATATTCTTACTTTGTCACCAGGGAAGGGTCAAAATCCACCCAGCCTGATCTAGATGTCAGTCATGaattaaggtaaaggtaaagtttggggcatacactataCCTGCATGTGGCCTTGATGCTCATCTCTGTctctgacccttgagcctgtaaGGGTAAAAACCCATTATCCCGGGGCACAGGACAGGTGTGACATAATtgtgttaccacagtttaccttctcaaGGTTTCCCAAGGTAACTactcatttatcaaccagcccacaACAGCTGGGTAAGCAGCGCCCACAAATTCATAGCTGGGCATGCCAACCACTACACCATGAAGGATAGTTGGGTGCTTGTAAGCTGTCTGAACCCACTTCACCCTACTGTCAGTCACCCTAGGACTATTTACTGTACTTATGTGAGCTCTCCAGAGCTGCAAGGCTGCAAGCACCACAGCAAAAAGAGATTCTGCAACAGGTTTTACCATGCTTGCACTATCTTGTGGAGGCTGACTTGAGGCTTTATAATTATAAAATTATCTAACAGTGTCCAGAGCTGCATCACATAAATGTAACTTCTAGGATGTATAGATGAGCCAAACCTGAACATCAATTTTTTCACTTTATAAAAACTGCCACTTGCAGCCTTGTGATGCTAAAGGGTTTGTGTAAATATCTCTGTATGACTGTAGTCCCTTCATTGCAGTATAGTAGAATGGCTGGTCCAGAGAAGATTGAGAAGTATGAACAACTCTTGAACAATGTCTTGAGAGAAAACTTAAGGTCAGTATATTTGGCTGTTTTACATAAGAAGAATGTAATTTTTTGTATTCATGGACATTATTATTTGATCTTTTTTTATGCATTACATACTTCTGGACTATAATTGCtttaatggaagaaaaatatgtgATACTGTATCATTTGTTATATATGTCAAAAGCTATAGATTCATATAAAAAGCCTTGAAAAGAAAATTTAATGTTTTAGAAGCACTTGAATAGGATTGTTCACAACCGAGTTATAATAACCGTAATTAAATGAAACAATGAGGCGATGATATCCAAATCTCTACAGAATCGTCttagaggagagagataagttgTATGAGGACATAGCAGCACACTCGCAGCTGAAGCAGACAATTAACTGCATCATTGAGGCTCCGAACAGTGAGGGACTTCGCACCCAGGTGGATCTGGGCTCAAACTTTTATGTTCAGGCTCATGTGTAAGTTGTGGCTTCATAGAATTTTTTACTTGAGTACATTGACTCAGTATTGTTTATATCATTTATTATTTTAAGCATTCAGTCTAATTCAGTGGcgcttgtttttccttttacagGCCAGATCCTTCACGCATCTATGTGAACATTGGTCTGGGTTTCCACCTAGAGCTTACCCTCCAGGAAGCTCTTTCATTCATTGACAAGAAGCTTGCCATATTGAATGAAAAGGTGGCAGAGTCAACGAAAAAGTCGGCTAAAATCAAGGGACAGATTAGATTTGTGTATGAAGGAATCAGGGAGCTGCAACAGTTGAATGAGAGAACAGCTGCTCCATAAAGTTAACTGTTTTTAGTATATGTTTTTATATTCAGTGAAGCTTAAATGGATGCCCCCAAAATTGCTGTTGTTTATGCCCATGATATCCAATACCCTAAGGTTTGGCTGAAATCAGTCCTTTTCTGTCTAGTTCTTTGGTTAGCTCCTTACTTATGTGGAAAGTATACAGACCTATCCTTCCCCTACATTGCCAAGGAGGATATTGTGCAGGAATTAGTGGGTAGCGTGGGTGTCCCAGAGGATGGGGTTCCATGGTGTCCTGTGGTGTCTCCTCGCTTACAAGGGAAAAACAGTTTGCTCAATAGTGACGTTCAGGCTCTCTCGGAGGAGGAGATTGTGAAGGAAAACAACATCCAGGAAGGTGGGACATGGAAGCCCCAGGAGTGCCAGTCAAGATATCAAGTAAGTAATGTTCCAataaatattgttttttttatattgctccTCATAAATAATTATCCaagatttttcttttccttattcatgTTTTgggatctttttattttttccattctccATTTTTTCAGGTAGCAATAATAGTTCCTTTTCGCAATAGAAGTGAAAACCTCCAGCAGTTCCTGTCTTATATGCATCCCTTTCTCACTAGACAACAGCTGAACTACAGGTATATGATGAATAGTATTACCTAGTTATTTGACTCAAGGATCATTTGATACTGAAAAATGTAATCTCATTTTGCCCAAGTCAGGAAAGTCATTCACCGAAAGTTCTTCTTCAATGTGAAAAGTAATCCCACTTTCACTCACCAGGATTGTAGTTGTTGAACAGACAGATGCAGCAGCTTTCAACCGTGCCAAGCTATTCAACATAGGCTTTGTGGAGACCCTCAAGCTTGACCTAGCAGACTGCTTTATCTTTCATGACGTTGACCTCCTCCCCCTGAACGACTACAACACCTACGCCTGCACCCACCACCCCAGGCACATGTACTCAGCTGTCGACACCTTCAGGTTGGTATACTTTAAGTTCCTTACTCATGACATCCACCCAAACAAATGCAATCTGTACTCAGCTAGTGTGCAACCAAGTATGGGTGGCTAAGGACGATGAGAAACTAGTGATAACCATCGATTTGATAAAAGGCTTTAGTTTTGTACCATTATTAGAAACACAAATGAGAATTAGTTGCCCGAAGAGCCATACTCTAGGTTTGTGCCGTAAAGAAGAGAATGCACCTCCTTCTGTTAGCAATTTTACATAGTGTgaagtttttgttttcattttcatgtgCATTATGATCTACTTATTCCATTTGTTGATGATTATCATGTTCAATAAACTCCCTTTGGAGTGCATTGATTACTTCAGTGTTTTAATCACCACAGAGCTGAAAATGGGTGTTCTTGGCCAGTTTTAAGGGGGGCCATAtaaatgctctttttttttttttttttttttcccatagaTGTATCCCCCATGTGTCCAGGTGTGGCCGACAATTGTAAACAAACTAAAAATCCTACAGGAGAAGTTGCGCTAGTGTTCATACATCACCAACACTCAGTTCATACCTAGCTTTTTTCTCTAATAGCAAGACACCACCAAGTATAGAGTAATGAATGTTACCCAGCACTGTAATCAAACCAATGTGTTGGCAGTGTTGCCCACCTCACCATCCAACCCTCAGGTGACAAGGTGGACAACAGCACCAATGCATTGGTTCGATTCCGGTGCTCAGGTGCTGGGTAATATTCAACTTGCCCGGTTCTTGACTTGTAGAGGAATGAATAAACATTGATATTTAGCAGCAGCATTGATAATCATCATCTGAATGCCATTTCTTATATTCTCagcattcttttctttctattctttgcaGACCTTACCATCTCTACCATCAGTGATAGAAAGTTGATCGTAGATTCACCTCTGAATTTCCTTTGCTTCAGATACATTTTTCAATAAGATTTACATGTTTCCATTTCAGATACAACCTCCCTTACCGTAACATATTTGGAGGGGCAATAGCCATGCAGCGTGTCCACTTCCAGAAAGTGAATGGCTTTAGTAACAAGTTCTATGGCTGGGGAGCAGAGGATGATGATATGTACAACAGGATCAGTGACGTGGGGCTGACATTCATTCGCTTTGATCCTGAAGTAGCCACTTACATCATGCTGTCTCACTGCTCCAGCAGACCTGAGCAGACAAACAACCCAGATCAGCACCTCAAAGTCAAGCAGGGGGATGAGCCCTCCGCGGAGCAAGACGGGCTGTCCAACCTCTCATACCAGGTAGTGAATCACCAGACAAAAAGACTCTACACTTGGCTGCTGGTGTCTTGCTGATGCACTAGGATTCGGAACATGATGAAGATTCTTAGTCCAAGAATAATGTTTGTACAGTGTGATCAGGGCCAGTTTTAGGTACAAGCAATATGTGTGACTACTGGGGTCCCCTTTTTTTGGCAGAGTTCTCAAACTATTCATCATCTAGGTATTCAAGATTATTGATATTTGATATTTTAAAATTCAATTGGCCTATGTAGATGCAGGATGAGGTACACTATGCAACCCCAAAACATAATTCTGCTTAGGGTCCCCAGAAGACTTGAACCAGCACTGAGTGTGGTATTGATATTTTATAGGTGATTTCTGTGATTTTATGCCTTCGATGGAATGATAAATTGTGCTTCAATGATTTTAAGTGTTTCAGAGTAGTGTGTTCACTAAGTGTCTCAGCAAGATTTTGAAATCAGTGTAATTTATTCTCTTGACCCTAATTTAAAAGATTAGTCTTCTAGGAGAGTGTAGATTTAGTTTACTTGAAGGTAGCTTTCGTTGTGAGGGACCAAGATGCAAAAGTGGTTGACGAGGTAAAGCTCAGCACCATTGAGAAGTAGTACATTGTGATGAACAGATGCCCTCCTCTTTTCTAAGCTTCATGAAATAATCAAATTTTTCACATTTTAAAGCTGTATAGGTTGTAGAGAAGAGATACAATGTATGTGATTCTGTTAAATGATAATCCTTAAAGTAATTACTAACATTTTGTCTATGTATTGATTCTCTGCTCAGGCTACTAATAGAAATGCTCTAGTGTTAGTAAGGATCCTAGGGTGAGGAAATATTATGAAA
The window above is part of the Eriocheir sinensis breed Jianghai 21 chromosome 44, ASM2467909v1, whole genome shotgun sequence genome. Proteins encoded here:
- the LOC126980420 gene encoding protein UXT-like, with translation MAGPEKIEKYEQLLNNVLRENLRIVLEERDKLYEDIAAHSQLKQTINCIIEAPNSEGLRTQVDLGSNFYVQAHVPDPSRIYVNIGLGFHLELTLQEALSFIDKKLAILNEKVAESTKKSAKIKGQIRFVYEGIRELQQLNERTAAP
- the LOC126980419 gene encoding beta-1,4-galactosyltransferase 4-like, translated to MDAPKIAVVYAHDIQYPKVWLKSVLFCLVLWLAPYLCGKYTDLSFPYIAKEDIVQELVGSVGVPEDGVPWCPVVSPRLQGKNSLLNSDVQALSEEEIVKENNIQEGGTWKPQECQSRYQVAIIVPFRNRSENLQQFLSYMHPFLTRQQLNYRIVVVEQTDAAAFNRAKLFNIGFVETLKLDLADCFIFHDVDLLPLNDYNTYACTHHPRHMYSAVDTFRYNLPYRNIFGGAIAMQRVHFQKVNGFSNKFYGWGAEDDDMYNRISDVGLTFIRFDPEVATYIMLSHCSSRPEQTNNPDQHLKVKQGDEPSAEQDGLSNLSYQVVNHQTKRLYTWLLVSC